Proteins encoded together in one Marispirochaeta sp. window:
- a CDS encoding MATE family efflux transporter, with protein sequence MSKGYANAKIEMMARGDVGRALFTLSAPAVAGMLVMSLYNVVDTLFVSLMNDTAAIAATGIVFPMFQLVGAIGLTFGVGAASVISRRLGEEDHEAAERTGSTALYSALILGILFSLFGLIYMRSILTLFGATESILESAVLYGRIIIGGSVFQVLSMCLNNLLRAEGASLHSSTGQILGAVLNIVLDPIFIFLLDMGLAGAAVATVISQGIGCFYLLSYYLRGNGALHPLSVVHFRPIPAICGPMMALGVPTFVRQVLGSISLSFLNNAAGEYGDAAIAATSIVFRLFMLLLMSLMGVAQGLQPLVGYNFGAGNIPRVRETLRKVLVTTVAFCTVAGVIFYFFAPGIISIFASRNQTVREIGTLALRLTAVVLVPTGLVLMFGGVFQALGDGTSALLLAAGQQGLFLIPLVLILPRIFGVAGVVAAQPAGFLLAFGVGLLLFVRTKRMLSEREEDSGPTER encoded by the coding sequence ATGTCTAAGGGCTACGCAAATGCGAAAATAGAGATGATGGCCCGGGGTGATGTCGGGCGGGCGCTCTTCACGCTTTCCGCGCCGGCGGTGGCCGGTATGCTGGTTATGTCTCTCTACAATGTAGTGGACACCCTCTTCGTGAGTTTGATGAACGATACGGCAGCTATCGCCGCCACGGGCATTGTCTTTCCAATGTTTCAGCTGGTCGGGGCGATCGGTCTGACCTTTGGTGTCGGTGCAGCGAGCGTAATCAGCCGCAGGCTGGGCGAGGAGGATCATGAAGCCGCCGAACGGACCGGATCGACGGCCCTCTACTCGGCCTTGATTCTCGGGATCCTATTTTCCCTGTTCGGACTGATCTATATGCGGTCGATTCTGACGCTCTTTGGAGCAACCGAATCGATTCTGGAGTCGGCCGTTCTCTATGGCAGAATAATCATTGGCGGATCGGTGTTTCAGGTGCTCAGCATGTGTCTGAACAACCTGCTGCGCGCAGAAGGAGCCTCCCTGCACAGCAGTACCGGACAGATTCTCGGAGCGGTGCTCAATATTGTTCTTGATCCGATCTTTATCTTTCTTCTGGACATGGGTCTTGCCGGTGCGGCGGTGGCGACGGTTATCTCCCAGGGGATCGGCTGTTTTTATCTGCTGAGTTACTACCTGCGCGGCAACGGGGCGCTGCACCCGCTTTCGGTTGTGCACTTTCGGCCTATACCGGCGATTTGCGGACCCATGATGGCTCTCGGAGTCCCTACGTTCGTGCGTCAGGTGTTGGGAAGCATTTCCTTGAGTTTTCTGAACAATGCGGCCGGTGAGTACGGTGATGCGGCAATTGCTGCGACGAGCATCGTCTTCCGCTTGTTCATGCTGTTGCTGATGAGTCTGATGGGCGTCGCCCAGGGGCTTCAGCCGCTGGTGGGCTACAACTTCGGCGCCGGAAACATTCCCAGGGTGCGGGAGACCCTCAGGAAGGTTCTGGTTACTACTGTTGCTTTTTGTACGGTCGCGGGAGTGATTTTCTATTTCTTCGCTCCCGGAATTATTTCGATCTTCGCCTCCCGGAACCAGACAGTGCGCGAAATCGGTACCCTCGCCCTGCGTCTGACCGCTGTGGTCCTGGTGCCGACCGGTTTGGTCCTGATGTTCGGGGGCGTTTTCCAGGCTCTCGGCGACGGAACCTCGGCCCTGCTTCTGGCCGCAGGACAGCAGGGACTCTTCCTGATCCCTCTGGTGCTGATCCTCCCGCGGATATTCGGGGTGGCCG
- a CDS encoding MarR family transcriptional regulator, with protein MNACHVWQFMSSFHLFRRKLLLDFLHDPVLTSIGRSQFKTLMILYHHGSDTMGAVSEYLGLERGSFTTVADALIEQGLIQREQNPRDRRQSLVSLSAKGKALVEKDQLRMDAYLAEQLGNLSPDEQERIERVIEELFTLAELIRKKESKLY; from the coding sequence ATGAATGCTTGTCATGTATGGCAGTTCATGTCCTCTTTCCATCTGTTCCGGCGGAAACTACTGCTCGATTTCCTGCATGATCCTGTCCTCACCTCGATTGGCCGGAGTCAGTTTAAAACCCTGATGATTCTCTACCATCATGGAAGCGATACAATGGGAGCAGTCAGTGAGTATCTCGGTCTTGAGCGAGGAAGTTTTACCACGGTAGCCGATGCGCTTATTGAGCAGGGCCTTATTCAGCGTGAACAGAATCCCCGGGACCGGCGGCAAAGCCTGGTTTCACTCAGCGCGAAGGGGAAAGCCCTGGTCGAGAAGGATCAACTGCGCATGGATGCCTATTTAGCGGAGCAGTTAGGGAATCTTTCTCCGGATGAACAGGAGCGGATAGAAAGGGTTATCGAAGAGCTTTTCACCCTGGCGGAATTGATTCGAAAAAAAGAATCGAAGCTGTACTGA
- a CDS encoding Hsp20/alpha crystallin family protein, whose amino-acid sequence MRAIVHHARPRNVSLWNDMDRLFNNFFEDLPQDGLYSPRVDVREEEDRYLLEAEIPGLSENDVEVKVDDNLLTISSGKEEKKEQDEVNYLVRERKSLVFSRSFVLPKDVDNEKISGSFSNGILTLTMEKRPEAKPRQIKIG is encoded by the coding sequence ATGAGAGCTATTGTACACCATGCCAGACCCCGCAATGTAAGTCTGTGGAACGATATGGACCGACTGTTTAACAACTTCTTTGAGGACCTGCCTCAGGATGGGCTCTATTCGCCCCGTGTAGATGTTCGCGAAGAGGAAGACCGCTACCTGTTGGAGGCAGAAATTCCCGGTTTGAGCGAGAATGATGTCGAGGTAAAGGTAGATGATAACCTGCTGACCATTTCTTCCGGAAAAGAGGAAAAAAAGGAGCAGGACGAGGTCAACTATCTGGTGCGTGAGAGAAAGTCTCTGGTGTTCAGCCGCAGTTTCGTACTGCCCAAGGATGTGGACAATGAAAAAATCAGCGGAAGCTTCAGCAACGGTATTCTGACGCTTACCATGGAAAAGCGGCCTGAGGCCAAACCTCGGCAGATAAAGATCGGCTAA
- the pth gene encoding aminoacyl-tRNA hydrolase, protein MRNRLICCLGNPGREYARTRHNIGWMLLDTWQPSLDFRSKFKGEYAVVHSPAKLIVLRPLTYMNKSGESLRSCVDFFSIDPSDILVIHDDLELKFGDITLKQGGGLGGHNGLKSIRQHLGTPDFYRLRLGIGRPNQGSVPDFVLSRFSQEEEAELPDLLQRGLRQLEDFIRMETP, encoded by the coding sequence ATGAGAAACAGACTTATCTGCTGTCTTGGCAATCCCGGCCGGGAATATGCCCGCACTCGCCACAACATCGGCTGGATGCTGCTGGATACCTGGCAGCCCTCCCTGGATTTTCGCAGTAAATTCAAGGGAGAATACGCTGTTGTTCATTCTCCAGCCAAACTGATTGTGCTTCGCCCCCTGACCTACATGAATAAAAGCGGTGAGAGCCTGAGATCCTGTGTTGATTTTTTCTCTATTGATCCTTCAGATATACTGGTTATTCACGACGATCTGGAGCTAAAGTTTGGAGATATCACGCTTAAGCAGGGTGGTGGCCTGGGAGGACACAACGGCTTAAAATCGATCAGGCAGCACCTTGGCACCCCCGATTTTTACCGACTCCGTCTTGGCATCGGACGACCAAATCAGGGCAGCGTCCCGGACTTCGTTCTTTCACGTTTCTCTCAGGAAGAAGAGGCCGAACTTCCCGACCTGCTCCAGAGGGGCCTTCGGCAGCTTGAAGACTTCATCCGTATGGAGACCCCATGA
- a CDS encoding HD domain-containing protein — MNYELSRRITAYFGRDAKRIHHAMQVYGFAETILLSENITGDEREIIETAALIHDIGIPEAERKHGSSAGNFQEAEGPPIARAILEELSYPPAIIDRVCFIVGKHHSYSKIDGIDFQILVEADLIVNIFGDAMSQKATDTLISKHFVTATGKEIAEGMYQGY; from the coding sequence ATGAACTACGAATTGTCCCGCAGAATAACAGCCTACTTCGGCAGAGACGCGAAGCGCATCCACCATGCAATGCAGGTATACGGATTCGCCGAAACAATACTTCTTTCTGAAAACATCACCGGAGACGAACGCGAAATTATCGAAACCGCGGCTCTTATCCACGATATAGGAATTCCCGAGGCGGAACGAAAACACGGCTCTTCCGCGGGGAATTTCCAGGAGGCCGAAGGACCTCCCATTGCCCGGGCTATTCTCGAAGAGCTGTCATATCCGCCTGCTATAATCGACCGGGTCTGTTTTATCGTTGGTAAGCACCACAGCTATAGCAAGATAGACGGCATCGATTTTCAAATACTGGTAGAGGCAGACCTGATCGTCAATATCTTCGGCGATGCCATGTCACAAAAGGCCACGGATACCCTTATAAGCAAACATTTTGTTACCGCCACCGGGAAAGAGATCGCGGAAGGAATGTATCAGGGGTATTGA
- a CDS encoding SMP-30/gluconolactonase/LRE family protein, whose product MGERIRNYEIIDERFRYYLLGNCDLELIHDGMKWCEGPVYFSDGGYYLWSDIPNNRMMRWIDGLGVSVFRSPSNNSNGNTRDRQGRLVSCEHLSRRVTRTEIDGSVTVLVDNYEGKQLNSPNDVVVKSDGTIWFTDPPYGILSDYEGKRTQSELGKSFVFRYDPESEELSIVADDFQMPNGLAFSPDEKYLYIADTGATHDKNGAHHIRRFELENGNELTKDTVFVEVNPGIADGFRVDIDGNVWSSAADGVHCYSPQGELLGKILVPDVVANLTFGGKKRNQLFIMGTHAVYSIYVGVAGAQYP is encoded by the coding sequence ATGGGAGAACGAATTCGGAATTATGAAATTATCGATGAGAGGTTTCGTTATTACCTGCTTGGAAATTGTGATCTGGAACTTATTCATGATGGAATGAAGTGGTGCGAAGGACCGGTCTATTTTTCCGATGGTGGTTATTATCTTTGGAGTGATATCCCCAACAATCGGATGATGCGCTGGATTGACGGCCTTGGGGTAAGTGTGTTTCGTTCTCCATCAAACAACTCAAATGGTAATACCAGGGACAGGCAGGGGCGCCTGGTAAGCTGCGAGCATCTTTCCAGGCGGGTTACTCGCACGGAAATAGACGGATCGGTTACTGTGCTCGTTGATAACTATGAAGGGAAGCAACTTAATTCTCCGAACGATGTTGTCGTAAAATCAGACGGTACAATCTGGTTTACAGATCCTCCTTACGGGATTCTATCTGATTATGAAGGAAAACGTACTCAAAGCGAGCTCGGCAAAAGTTTTGTTTTCAGGTATGACCCGGAGTCTGAGGAACTATCGATTGTGGCGGATGATTTTCAGATGCCGAATGGTTTGGCTTTTTCGCCGGATGAGAAGTACCTGTATATAGCAGATACTGGTGCTACTCATGATAAAAATGGTGCACACCATATTCGGCGATTTGAATTAGAAAACGGAAACGAACTAACAAAGGATACTGTCTTCGTTGAAGTTAATCCGGGAATTGCTGATGGATTCAGGGTTGATATCGACGGAAATGTCTGGAGCAGTGCGGCTGATGGTGTGCATTGTTATTCACCTCAGGGAGAACTTCTTGGAAAAATCCTGGTCCCCGATGTGGTCGCTAACCTTACCTTTGGAGGGAAAAAGCGAAATCAGCTATTCATAATGGGGACCCATGCTGTCTATTCTATTTATGTTGGTGTTGCGGGAGCTCAATACCCCTGA
- a CDS encoding ABC transporter permease: MKKTVYGSPAITQKLKAKSYKLLSYTSQVEIVMTIAFILLCLTLTILTPRFLTIRNFRNLFWQATFLGIIAIGQTLVILTGGIDLSVGSNAAVAAMFGGIVMQQYGVIPGVIAMLLLGTLVGVMKGFLVAYARLAAFIVTLGFLSIGRSATYLLTDGRSLVGLPAEYRFFGNAEIGSVPLYLIVFVALFIMAYFMLKQTKVGLYIYAIGSNEEAAHLSGVRVRFYTALTYAITGFLCAVSGLILTSRLGAVDPDTGINIELNAIAAVVIGGTSLAGGKGGLIGTLIGIAIITVLNNGLNLLGVSPFWQGAAVGVVIIFSVLLDSVIRQFKST, translated from the coding sequence ATGAAAAAGACTGTGTACGGGTCGCCTGCAATTACTCAGAAACTGAAGGCAAAATCATATAAACTGTTGTCATATACTTCTCAAGTTGAAATTGTAATGACCATTGCGTTTATTCTGCTGTGTCTTACATTGACAATTCTTACTCCCAGATTTCTTACCATACGTAATTTTCGGAATCTTTTTTGGCAGGCAACGTTTCTGGGTATAATAGCAATAGGTCAAACGCTCGTTATCCTAACCGGGGGCATAGATCTGTCTGTCGGAAGTAACGCCGCAGTTGCCGCAATGTTTGGCGGGATCGTTATGCAGCAGTATGGTGTTATCCCCGGGGTTATTGCCATGTTGCTTCTTGGTACCCTCGTAGGTGTTATGAAAGGTTTTCTTGTGGCTTACGCTCGCCTGGCTGCATTCATAGTTACCCTTGGATTTTTATCCATAGGCCGCTCAGCAACATATCTGCTAACCGATGGACGTTCCCTTGTTGGGCTCCCTGCAGAGTATCGCTTTTTCGGGAACGCTGAGATCGGATCTGTGCCTTTGTATCTTATAGTATTTGTTGCGTTATTTATCATGGCCTATTTTATGCTGAAGCAAACGAAGGTTGGGTTATATATCTACGCGATTGGAAGTAACGAAGAGGCTGCCCATCTTTCTGGTGTGCGGGTCCGTTTCTACACTGCGTTGACATATGCGATTACAGGATTTCTCTGTGCTGTTTCAGGATTAATTCTTACCTCGAGATTGGGGGCGGTTGACCCGGATACGGGAATAAATATCGAACTTAATGCGATTGCAGCAGTTGTAATCGGAGGGACCAGTCTTGCGGGTGGAAAAGGCGGACTGATAGGAACACTCATCGGTATTGCGATTATTACGGTTCTGAATAACGGATTGAATCTTCTGGGTGTTTCTCCCTTTTGGCAAGGAGCCGCTGTTGGTGTGGTGATAATCTTTTCTGTATTACTGGATAGTGTGATTCGACAGTTTAAGAGTACATAA
- a CDS encoding sugar ABC transporter ATP-binding protein, protein MSMTIEKGDIIALVGENGAGKSTLAKIIAGVQSLDSGEILLDGEHILFRDTNDAIDAGVGIVLQEFNLVPDLTIAENLYLSDCARGTTKSVLRRKDMRDRALELYKQIGWDLPVDPDVIVSRLSVAEQQILEILKGIAYEARLLILDEPTAALSPREVDKLFQLVRRLQKNQGTTVVFVTHKIEEIFELSNRIVVLRDGEKTNEFITSETNPDELISSMVGRDVGDLFSIRTRRKPGEVLLKAQNVKNGSRCRGCNITVRRGEIVGLAGLVGAGRTEFARAIFGADKMKEGTVSVGSDTQTFRSPRKAIRKGIGMLPENRKNHGLIVNMSIEDNLLLAFHALGPGMMLAKREGGDLVKQRVEDLRIRIGVVSDPVNSLSGGNQQKVVLAKWLTMNPDVLILDEPTRGIDIGAKYEIYMLINQLVREGKGIILISSELPEILALSDRILVMNSGSIVKELDWSEADEETIIRYASSASIYKEEKA, encoded by the coding sequence ATTATTTAGGGACACAAACGATGCAATAGATGCGGGAGTAGGGATTGTTCTCCAGGAATTCAATCTGGTGCCGGATCTTACTATTGCGGAGAACCTGTATCTTTCGGACTGCGCACGGGGAACAACCAAATCCGTTTTACGCCGAAAGGATATGAGGGACAGAGCCCTTGAACTCTATAAGCAAATCGGATGGGATCTCCCGGTGGATCCGGATGTGATTGTCTCAAGATTATCTGTTGCAGAACAACAAATTCTGGAAATTCTGAAGGGTATTGCCTACGAAGCTCGTCTCTTGATACTGGACGAACCGACGGCAGCTCTTAGTCCCAGAGAGGTAGATAAATTATTTCAGCTGGTCCGCCGTTTACAAAAGAACCAGGGAACAACAGTTGTCTTTGTAACCCATAAAATAGAAGAGATTTTTGAACTGTCAAATCGTATTGTTGTACTGAGAGACGGTGAAAAAACTAATGAGTTTATAACCTCCGAAACAAATCCGGACGAACTGATATCATCAATGGTCGGAAGGGATGTGGGGGATCTTTTTTCCATTCGAACGAGACGCAAACCCGGCGAGGTCCTGCTGAAAGCACAAAATGTTAAAAACGGATCACGATGTCGGGGCTGCAATATTACTGTACGCAGGGGTGAGATTGTCGGTCTGGCAGGATTGGTTGGAGCAGGGCGCACTGAGTTTGCTCGGGCCATTTTTGGTGCAGATAAAATGAAAGAGGGAACGGTATCAGTCGGTAGTGATACTCAAACCTTCCGGTCTCCAAGAAAGGCAATACGAAAGGGTATTGGCATGCTCCCCGAAAACAGAAAAAATCATGGACTGATTGTGAATATGAGCATTGAAGATAACCTGCTGCTCGCCTTTCATGCGCTTGGTCCAGGGATGATGCTGGCGAAACGTGAAGGGGGTGATCTTGTTAAACAGAGAGTTGAGGATCTTCGCATTCGCATTGGAGTAGTCTCAGACCCGGTAAATTCACTTAGTGGAGGAAATCAGCAGAAGGTAGTCTTGGCAAAATGGCTGACAATGAATCCGGATGTCTTGATACTCGATGAACCGACCAGGGGCATTGATATAGGCGCGAAGTATGAAATTTATATGTTAATCAATCAGCTTGTCCGGGAGGGTAAGGGAATAATTTTGATTTCTTCGGAATTACCGGAAATACTTGCATTAAGCGATCGAATACTTGTTATGAATTCCGGCTCTATTGTAAAAGAACTGGACTGGTCGGAAGCAGATGAAGAGACGATTATTCGCTATGCGTCCAGTGCATCAATATACAAGGAAGAAAAAGCATGA